Proteins from a single region of Bdellovibrio bacteriovorus HD100:
- the pepN gene encoding aminopeptidase N, whose amino-acid sequence MKQEKIYLKDYKSPAFTVDSVNLDFNLNEDFCRVVAKSQVRRVHPGEMRLNGEELKLISIKINGQQLNADQYQITEEELIVPSVPDSFTLEIETELQPQNNTSLEGLYKSNGIFCTQCEAQGFRKITYFFDRPDVMTSYSVTIEADKAKYPVLLSNGDRIKIEDLGNGRHKAFWQDPHKKPCYLFALVAGDLGVIRDTFTTMNGRKVNLEVYAAHGKQERCWHAMDSLKKSMKWDEEVFGLEYDLNDYMIVAIDDFNAGAMENKGLNIFNSRLVLADSNSATDVDFHSIESVVAHEYFHNYTGNRVTLRDWFQLSLKEGLTVFRDQEFSADMTDRGVQRIEDVDALRAGQFAEDAGPNAHPVRPESCMAVDNFFTMTIYEKGSEVIRMMQTIVGRKGFRKGMDEYFKRHDGQAVTTEDFAAAISNPNNKDFTQFRRWYNQSGTPVVSVQENFDAAKGEFHVTLEQSCPPTPGQPTKEPFHIPLMMGLLDKSGKELSLSCDKITVNTDGKNLMELKEQKETFVFKGLKERPVLSVLREFSAPVNLRWEASENDLYFLMQNDTDSFNRREMAQKLGLRLFKKMIQQARAKETLKVDDRFITTMTAILADESMDPAFKAKMLQLPSYAVLAQEEAVLDAEAFYQARTTLRKAIAAANRAQLLNIYRKYHGVEPKSREPKVFGHRALKNQALAYLADLHDPEIMEIVNKQYWDAQNMTDRMTAMSILADSDSAHREKALQNFYEEWKNDSVVINKWFTAQATTTSRKQVLEDVKALTKHPAFNITNPNNVYSLLRAFGANLVRFNDPNTNAYEFYADKILEIDPKNPQVAARLCAAFNFVSKLEPAMKEKALTQIKRMVAVESLSKNSRELLQSALT is encoded by the coding sequence ATGAAACAAGAAAAAATTTATCTTAAAGACTATAAATCCCCTGCCTTCACGGTGGACTCCGTAAACCTCGACTTCAATCTGAACGAAGACTTTTGTCGAGTCGTGGCCAAAAGCCAGGTCCGTCGCGTTCATCCAGGTGAAATGCGCCTGAATGGCGAGGAATTGAAACTGATTTCCATTAAAATCAACGGCCAGCAGCTCAATGCCGACCAGTACCAGATCACCGAGGAAGAACTGATTGTTCCGTCAGTTCCCGACAGCTTCACCCTGGAAATCGAAACTGAGCTGCAACCGCAGAACAACACGTCCCTGGAAGGACTTTACAAATCCAACGGCATTTTCTGCACCCAGTGCGAGGCTCAAGGCTTCAGAAAGATCACTTACTTCTTCGATCGTCCGGATGTGATGACGTCTTATTCTGTGACCATCGAGGCTGACAAAGCCAAGTACCCGGTACTGCTTTCCAACGGTGATCGCATCAAAATTGAAGACCTGGGTAACGGCCGTCACAAGGCCTTCTGGCAGGATCCGCACAAGAAACCTTGTTACCTGTTTGCACTCGTGGCCGGTGATCTGGGCGTGATCCGCGACACTTTCACCACCATGAACGGTCGCAAAGTGAATCTGGAAGTCTATGCAGCTCACGGCAAACAAGAACGCTGCTGGCATGCAATGGACTCTTTGAAAAAATCGATGAAGTGGGACGAAGAGGTCTTTGGTCTGGAATACGACCTGAACGACTACATGATCGTGGCGATTGATGACTTCAACGCTGGTGCCATGGAAAACAAGGGTCTGAACATCTTCAATTCCCGCCTGGTGCTGGCTGATTCCAACTCCGCAACGGATGTGGACTTCCACAGCATTGAATCCGTTGTGGCTCATGAATACTTCCACAATTACACCGGCAACCGCGTGACTTTGCGCGACTGGTTTCAGTTGTCCTTGAAAGAGGGTCTGACGGTCTTCCGTGACCAGGAATTCTCTGCCGACATGACTGATCGCGGGGTTCAGCGTATCGAAGACGTTGATGCTTTGCGCGCGGGTCAGTTCGCTGAAGACGCAGGTCCCAACGCCCACCCTGTCCGCCCGGAGTCCTGCATGGCGGTGGACAACTTCTTCACCATGACGATCTATGAAAAAGGGTCTGAAGTGATCCGCATGATGCAAACCATTGTGGGCCGCAAGGGCTTCCGCAAAGGCATGGATGAATACTTCAAACGTCATGACGGCCAGGCCGTCACGACCGAAGATTTCGCAGCGGCGATCTCCAACCCGAACAACAAGGACTTCACGCAATTCCGTCGCTGGTACAACCAGTCCGGAACTCCGGTGGTTTCCGTTCAGGAAAACTTCGATGCTGCCAAGGGTGAATTCCATGTGACTTTGGAACAAAGCTGCCCGCCGACACCGGGCCAGCCGACAAAAGAACCGTTCCACATCCCATTGATGATGGGCCTATTGGACAAATCCGGCAAAGAGTTGTCACTCAGTTGCGACAAAATCACCGTGAACACCGACGGCAAAAACCTGATGGAGCTGAAAGAACAGAAAGAGACTTTCGTGTTCAAAGGCCTGAAAGAGCGTCCGGTTCTTTCTGTCTTGCGCGAATTCTCTGCACCCGTAAATCTGCGCTGGGAAGCCTCTGAAAATGATCTGTACTTCCTGATGCAAAACGACACGGATTCTTTCAACCGCCGTGAAATGGCTCAAAAACTGGGTCTGCGTCTGTTCAAAAAGATGATCCAGCAGGCACGCGCAAAAGAAACCCTGAAAGTGGACGACCGCTTTATCACGACCATGACCGCGATCCTGGCCGATGAGTCCATGGATCCTGCCTTCAAAGCCAAGATGCTGCAACTGCCAAGCTATGCTGTTCTGGCGCAGGAAGAAGCGGTGCTGGATGCCGAAGCCTTCTATCAGGCGCGCACGACTTTGCGCAAAGCCATCGCGGCTGCGAACCGCGCTCAGTTGTTGAACATTTACCGCAAGTATCACGGGGTTGAACCAAAAAGCCGCGAACCAAAAGTTTTTGGCCACCGCGCTTTGAAAAACCAAGCCCTGGCTTACCTGGCAGACCTGCATGATCCAGAGATCATGGAGATCGTGAACAAACAATACTGGGATGCTCAGAACATGACAGACCGTATGACAGCGATGTCTATTCTGGCGGACTCTGATTCTGCTCACCGGGAAAAGGCGCTGCAGAACTTCTATGAAGAGTGGAAAAATGATTCCGTCGTGATCAACAAATGGTTCACAGCGCAAGCCACCACCACCTCGCGCAAACAGGTGCTGGAGGATGTCAAAGCTTTGACAAAACACCCGGCGTTCAACATCACGAACCCGAACAATGTTTATTCATTGCTGCGTGCGTTCGGCGCAAACCTTGTTCGCTTCAACGACCCGAACACCAACGCTTACGAGTTCTATGCTGACAAGATCCTCGAGATCGATCCAAAGAACCCGCAAGTCGCTGCCCGTTTGTGTGCGGCCTTCAACTTCGTTTCCAAGCTGGAACCAGCCATGAAGGAAAAGGCCCTGACTCAAATCAAACGCATGGTTGCGGTGGAGTCTTTGTCCAAGAACTCTCGCGAACTTTTGCAATCGGCTTTGACTTAG
- the folE gene encoding GTP cyclohydrolase I FolE → MTMAKTTKKTPQKTSTKSVKAKPESHAADVSASVKQILENVRPTPMIHNGLTNEEKIERITEKFTDIMNTLGLDLKDDSLRETPKRVAKMYVNEVFGGLDPKKFPKMTVIDNKMNYDQMIVVQSIGCLSFCEHHFLPIDGFATVAYIPNKKVIGLSKINRIVQYFSRRPQVQERLTKQIADCLQYILDTEHIAVHINAKHYCVMMRGIEDTSSTTSTSDLRGHFKSRMETREEFLEHCRTKY, encoded by the coding sequence ATGACGATGGCAAAAACAACAAAGAAGACCCCCCAGAAAACCAGCACTAAAAGTGTAAAAGCAAAGCCGGAATCCCATGCTGCGGACGTGTCAGCGTCCGTAAAGCAGATTCTGGAAAACGTTCGCCCAACACCGATGATCCACAACGGTCTGACCAACGAAGAAAAGATCGAACGTATCACCGAAAAGTTCACTGACATCATGAACACTCTGGGCTTGGATCTGAAAGACGATTCTTTGCGCGAAACACCGAAGCGTGTTGCCAAAATGTACGTGAACGAAGTTTTCGGAGGATTGGATCCCAAGAAGTTCCCGAAAATGACTGTGATCGACAATAAGATGAACTACGATCAAATGATTGTAGTGCAAAGTATCGGCTGCCTGTCTTTCTGCGAACACCACTTCCTGCCCATCGACGGCTTCGCAACTGTGGCGTACATCCCCAATAAAAAAGTAATCGGTCTTTCCAAGATCAACCGTATCGTGCAGTACTTCTCCCGCCGTCCTCAGGTGCAGGAGCGTTTGACAAAACAAATCGCCGACTGCCTTCAATACATCTTGGACACCGAACACATCGCAGTCCACATCAACGCAAAACACTACTGCGTAATGATGAGAGGCATCGAAGACACTTCCAGCACAACCAGCACAAGCGACCTAAGAGGCCACTTCAAATCCAGAATGGAAACCCGCGAAGAGTTCCTAGAACACTGCCGAACGAAGTACTAA
- a CDS encoding PilZ domain-containing protein — protein METKSPALERPRAVEMAAAVLMFTPVLDLIMMQRTGVAVLNWVGWVSVFGAGLTLMIRHKLSWVVGMILCGIFVVSTLVSLFKGFGVVDPAISTARVLDCLLVLFIVGTVFSFFRYPYLDRRQNWFAPTGDRFVVVTPVVLNGKVSGETVDLSYTGARISVPEGVESFKKDQLLTLVLSEINDIQCKAKVIDVKDKVLRIHFDGLSSSEKDLLRQWLGSQNLQKT, from the coding sequence ATGGAAACAAAATCACCAGCTTTAGAGCGTCCTCGTGCAGTGGAAATGGCTGCTGCTGTGCTTATGTTCACGCCTGTGCTTGACCTTATCATGATGCAAAGAACCGGAGTTGCGGTTCTGAATTGGGTGGGTTGGGTGTCGGTCTTTGGCGCCGGATTGACGCTGATGATCCGCCACAAGCTGTCCTGGGTTGTGGGGATGATCCTATGCGGGATCTTTGTGGTCAGCACGCTGGTCAGCCTGTTTAAGGGCTTTGGCGTGGTGGACCCGGCGATCAGCACAGCAAGGGTGCTGGATTGTCTGTTGGTGCTCTTTATCGTGGGCACAGTGTTTTCATTCTTCCGTTATCCATACCTGGATCGCCGTCAGAATTGGTTTGCGCCGACAGGAGATCGCTTTGTTGTGGTCACACCTGTTGTTTTGAATGGCAAAGTAAGTGGCGAAACCGTCGATCTGTCCTATACAGGAGCTCGCATTTCTGTTCCGGAAGGCGTGGAGTCTTTCAAAAAAGACCAATTGCTGACGCTGGTGCTGTCAGAGATCAACGATATTCAGTGCAAAGCCAAGGTCATCGATGTGAAGGACAAAGTCCTCAGAATCCACTTTGACGGCCTGTCGTCGTCAGAGAAAGACCTGCTGCGCCAATGGCTGGGCAGCCAAAATCTACAAAAAACTTAA
- a CDS encoding YceI family protein → MKFVAALIVTMGVSTAAMAQSVVMDVVLNPMGDFKGKTSDVKGQAVVNGDEVSAENIVVNLKSLKTGVELRDKHTQKHLETEKFPEAVLLSAKGKGGKGTGKIKIRGVEKDISGVYKVEGKTLKAKFKLKLSDFGIEDINYMGVGVEDEVTLAVTVPVK, encoded by the coding sequence ATGAAATTTGTTGCAGCATTGATTGTCACAATGGGTGTTTCCACAGCAGCGATGGCGCAAAGTGTGGTAATGGATGTGGTTTTGAATCCGATGGGGGACTTCAAAGGTAAAACTTCTGACGTCAAAGGTCAGGCCGTGGTGAACGGTGACGAAGTTTCTGCGGAAAACATTGTCGTGAATCTGAAATCTTTGAAAACCGGCGTTGAGCTGCGTGACAAGCACACGCAAAAGCACCTGGAGACCGAAAAGTTCCCAGAGGCGGTTTTACTTTCTGCCAAGGGTAAAGGCGGCAAGGGCACGGGTAAAATCAAAATTCGTGGCGTTGAGAAAGATATTTCCGGCGTTTACAAGGTTGAAGGCAAGACTTTGAAGGCAAAATTCAAGCTGAAGCTGAGCGACTTTGGTATCGAAGACATCAACTATATGGGTGTTGGTGTTGAAGACGAAGTCACTTTGGCAGTGACTGTTCCGGTGAAGTAA